One stretch of Cheilinus undulatus linkage group 5, ASM1832078v1, whole genome shotgun sequence DNA includes these proteins:
- the LOC121509502 gene encoding uncharacterized protein LOC121509502 — translation MATAVPDFELKVILLGNSWSQRCRVGNLILGRSMFLAEDEPHFEKIKGWWKGGEDITVINTPDLLHPKSIGDKLKRHLEICVGLFEPGTYVLLLVLQSEDFTEQHRQKLCGVLHHFGDHSFDHSLVLTLTSAVGRSSVKRDHRNNPHLEDIIRLCRKRFLDLENRKVQDLITSLDHILEMNNRANLDMDNSRKATCAAPNLQIVLFGKSNDKKAKLGNYIVGKREFYTSKSFPNKCEVAHGEWGGKQVTVVKTPEMFILPVETMRQEMRRCVEACPPGPNVLLLLVEPSDFTEENRKTLKFILSLFGQDALKYSIAISTHEGDETGMAFRRLLQDCGERHYSMTENIHWVMMEKMENVVHRNKGNFLTFTEESIKSEPNKPALNLVLCGRRRAEIMSAATAILGQTDLDFTFSSSQCVKHQGEVCRRWVSLVELPALHGKPLEAVMENTFKCVSLCDPEGVHAFILVLPVGPLTDGDKEEFKTILNTFSYQIKSLTVILFTVYSDPSAPEVVHFLEKNMDVQELIKSCGGYFALNIRDRQQVPELLFKLQKQRSGSTKEPLTYTTKMFAQAQMERVSMLQAELEDGAGEEQRPGDLRIVLIGKTGNGKSSSGNNILGREVFESKPSQFSVTKCCQKEHADVNGRRITVVDTPGLFDPDLSQVEVCEEMIKCISLLAPGPHVFLLVLNIGRFTEEEKETIKLIKEGFGRKAEKFTIILLTGGDSLKYEKQSLEEYIKENCTGSFRKLIADCRGRYHLFDNRKKQNREQVSELIAKIDSMVQENGGSCYTNEMLQEAEAAIKKETERILKEKEEEMKRKVEELQRKHEEEMGAMKRRVEEQQAETEKQREQRENLLREKEKNIIKEKEERRREQRIREEEDKRRMQQEEIQRQEWEQKLTDLEKRKLSESEENYSIHRELAKAREELKKERENWEKKQNDWWEERFKENEQIRHEEEMKRQKLQEEYERGKEINEKKRKEEDQIRRQVEEKEKKAIEENYKAKMENLKKTFEEEARKKAEEFNEFKDKKKKEYETLKEDHEKQMKDRDEKYDLLKVMSVYQEEELKKKHRAELYSMVKCVTKKKENMQKVNSLLKKHKKDIKMMDTQEKRETLQETHENEITDLLQELMEGADRKCKVQ, via the exons ATGGCGACTGCAGTACCTG attTTGAACTGAAGGTTATTCTTCTGGGGAACAGCTGGTCTCAACGGTGTAGAGTGGGAAACTTAATCCTGGGAAGGAGCATGTTCCTGGCAGAGGACGAACCGCACTTTGAGAAAATCAAAGGATGGTGGAAAGGCGGTGAAGATATTACCGTCATCAACACTCCAGATCTCCTGCATCCCAAAAGCATTGGCGATAAACTAAAAAGACATTTAGAAATATGCGTAGGACTCTTTGAACCTGGAACATATGTGCTCCTGCTGGTTCTACAGTCTGAAGACTTCACTGAGCAACACAGGCAGAAGCTCTGCGGAGTCCTTCATCACTTTGGTGATCATTCATTTGATCATTCACTGGTTCTTACATTAACATCTGCTGTGGGAAGGTCAAGTGTCAAGAGGGATCATAGAAACAACCCACATTTAGAAGACATAATCAGACTGTGTAGAAAAAGGTTCTTGGACCTTGAAAACCGTAAAGTTCAAGACCTGATAACAAGTTTGGATCACATTCTGGAAATGAACAACAGAGCGAATCTGGACATGGATAACTCCAGGAAGGCAACATGTGCTG CTCCAAATCTCCAGATTGTGTTGTTTGGAAAAAGCAAtgacaaaaaagcaaaactaGGAAATTACATCGTTGGGAAAAGAGAGTTTTATACTTCAAAAAGTTTTCCAAACAAGTGTGAGGTTGCCCATGGAGAGTGGGGAGGGAAACAGGTAACAGTAGTGAAAACTCCAGAAATGTTCATTCTACCTGTGGAAACAATGAGACAAGAAATGAGAAGATGTGTGGAAGCTTGTCCTCCCGGACCGAATGTCCTGCTGCTGTTAGTGGAGCCTTCTGATTTCactgaagagaacagaaaaacactgaagttCATCCTGAGTTTGTTTGGTCAAGATGCTTTGAAATACTCAATAGCCATCAGCACACATGAGGGGGACGAAACAGGAATGGCCTTCAGACGACTACTTCAAGACTGTGGAGAAAGGCACTACAGTATGACTGAAAACATCCACTGGGTAATGATGGAGAAGATGGAAAACGTTGTGCATAGAAATAAAGGAAACTTCCTCACGTTCACTGAAGAGTCCATAAAGTCTGAACCCAACAAACCGGCTTTAAACCTGGTTCTGTGTGGGAGAAGGAGAGCAGAGATAATGTCAGCAGCAACGGCCATTTTAGGTCAGACAGATCTTGATTTTACCTTCAGCTCATCACAGTGTGTTAAACATCAGGGAGAGGTTTGTAGACGCTGGGTGTCCTTGGTGGAGCTTCCTGCCTTGCATGGAAAACCACTGGAGGCAGTAATGGAAAACACATTCAAATGTGTCTCCCTTTGTGATCCTGAGGGTGTCCATGCCTTCATTCTGGTCCTACCTGTGGGTCCACTTACTGATGGAGACAAGGAAGAGTTCAAGACCATCCTGAACACATTCAGCTACCAGATTAAAAGCTTAACTGTGATCCTGTTTACAGTCTATTCAGATCCTTCAGCTCCAGAAGTTGTCCACTTTCTCGAGAAAAACATGGATGTCCAGGAGCTCATTAAGAGCTGCGGAGGATATTTTGCTCTTAACAtcagagacaggcagcaggTTCCAGAGCTGTTGTTCAAACTACAGAAGCAAAGATCTGGATCTACAAAGGAACCACTGACCTACACAACGAAAATGTTTGCACAGGCTCAAATGGAAAGGGTCAGCATGCTACAAGCAGAGCTCGAGG ATGGTGCTGGTGAGGAGCAGAGGCCAGGGGATCTCAGGATTGTGCTGATAGGAAAGACTGGCAACGGAAAGAGTTCCTCAGGAAACAACATTCTGGGAAGAGAGGTGTTTGAGTCTAAACCAAGCCAATTCTCTGTCACAAAATGCTGTCAGAAAGAACATGCTGATGTGAACGGTCGTCGTATTACTGTGGTCGACACTCCCGGTCTGTTTGACCCAGATCTGTCCCAAGTTGAAGTTTGCGAGGAGATGATTAAATGCATCAGTCTTCTGGCTCCAGGACCACATGTCTTTCTGTTGGTGTTAAACATCGGCAGAttcacagaagaagagaaggagacGATAAAACTCATCAAGGAAGGCTTTGGGAGGAAGGCTGAAAAGTTCACTATCATACTGTTAACTGGAGGTGATTCACTGAAGTATGAGAAGCAGTCCCTTGAAGAATACATCAAAGAGAATTGCACTGGTTCCTTCAGGAAGCTGATCGCTGACTGTAGAGGAAGATACCATCTGTTTGATAACCGCAAGAAACAAAACCGAGAACAGGTTAGTGAGCTGATCGCCAAGATCGACTCAATGGTACAGGAAAATGGAGGCAGCTGCTACACCAATGAGATGCTGCAAGAAGCTGAAGCAGCgataaagaaagaaacagagaggatcctgaaagagaaggaagaggagatgaagaggaaggtggAAGAACTccaaagaaaacatgaagaagaaatgGGAGCAATGAAAAGACGAGTGGAAGAGCAACAAGCAGAAactgaaaaacagagagagcagagagagaaccTGCTTagggaaaaggaaaaaaatatcattaaagaaaaagaagagagaagaagagaacaGAGAATTAGAGAGGAGGAAGACAAGAGGAGAATGCAACAGGAAGAAATTCAAAGACAGGAGTGGGAACAGAAGCTCACAGATTTGGAGAAAAGGAAGCTGTCAGAATCAGAGGAAAATTACAGCATTCACAGAGAGCTGGCGAAAGCCAGAGAAGaactgaagaaagaaagagagaactgggagaaaaaacagaatgaCTGGTGGGAAGAAAGGTTTAAGGAAAACGAGCAGAtaagacatgaagaagaaatgaaACGACAAAAGCTCCAAGAGGAATATGAAaggggaaaagaaattaatgaaaagaaaagaaaagaggaagaccAAATCAGAAGGCAAgtggaggaaaaagagaagaaagctATTGAGGAAAACTACAAGGCTAAAATGGAGAACCTGAAGAAAACATTTGAGGAGGAAGCCAGAAAGAAAGCTGAAGAGTTCAATGAattcaaagacaaaaagaaaaaggaatatGAAACCCTGAAGGAGGACCACGAGAAACAGATGAAAGACAGAGATGAGAAATATGACCTCTTAAAGGTGATGTCAGTCTATCAGGAAGAAgaactgaagaaaaaacatcGAGCTGAACTCTACAGCATGGTAAAATGTGTcaccaaaaagaaagaaaacatgcaaaaagtcAACAGCCtgctaaaaaaacacaagaaagatATAAAGATGATGGACACACAGGAGAAAAGGGAAACCCTGCAAGAAACCCATGAAAACGAAATCACTGATCTGTTACAGGAACTCATGGAAGGAGCAGACCGAAAGTGTAAGGTTCAGTGA